The following are encoded in a window of Vigna unguiculata cultivar IT97K-499-35 chromosome 8, ASM411807v1, whole genome shotgun sequence genomic DNA:
- the LOC114193115 gene encoding probable methyltransferase PMT23, which translates to MAIVVEDFFKERKYPFIFTLLILFICVAFFLFSFSNTTSNPVAFYSVIQHQAPPHHASKPKEQELPLKVTNVTADEDQGLPPEEDAVTIDWKLCEDPQNVDFIPCLDNFVAIKALKSRRHMEHRERHCPETSLHCLLPLPKGYKAPVPWPKSRDKIWYDNVPHPKLVEYKKDQHWVVKSGEYLVFPGGGTQFKDGVDHYIEFIQKTLPAIKWGKHTRVVLDVGCGVASFGGYLLDKNVITMSFAPKDEHEAQIQFALERGIPATLSVIGTQKLTFPDNGFDLIHCARCRVHWDADGGKPLYELNRILRPGGFFAWSATPVYRDDERDQKVWNAMVDITKAMCWKVVAKAHDSSGIGLVIYQKPTSSSCYEKRKENNPPLCENGDGKNSSWYARLNNCLTPLPVDDKGKLQSWPKSWPQRLTSKPPSLPTDSVSKDKFFKDSKRWSELVSDVYVKALPINWSSVRNVMDMNAGYAGFAAALVDLPVWVMNVVPIDVPDTLSIIMDRGFIGMYHDWCESFSTYPRTYDLLHSSFLFKYLEPRCDILDVAVEIDRILRPNGYLVVHDSMEILNKLTPIFSSLHWSVTLHQDQFLVARKGLWRPTSSSD; encoded by the exons ATGGCAATTGTAGTTGAAGACTTCTTCAAGGAGAGGAAATACCCTTTCATTTTCACTCTCTTAATCTTGTTCATTTGTGTCGCGTTCTTCCTCTTCAGCTTCTCCAACACCACCTCAAATCCTGTTGCTTTCTATTCTGTTATCCAACACCAAGCACCTCCTCATCATGCTTCAAAACCGAAAGAGCAAGAGCTTCCTCTAAAGGTGACCAATGTCACAGCTGATGAAGACCAAGGTTTGCCCCCAGAGGAGGATGCTGTGACCATTGATTGGAAGCTGTGTGAGGACCCGCAGAATGTTGATTTTATACCATGTTTGGATAATTTTGTGGCCATTAAGGCTCTTAAGTCGAGGAGGCACATGGAGCACAGGGAAAGACATTGCCCTGAGACCAGTCTTCACTGCTTGTTGCCTCTCCCCAAAGGGTATAAAGCCCCGGTTCCGTGGCCTAAGAGCAGGGATAAG aTTTGGTATGATAACGTTCCTCATCCAAAGCTGGTGGAGTACAAGAAAGATCAGCACTGGGTAGTAAAGTCTGGAGAATATCTGGTTTTTCCAGGTGGTGGTACTCAATTCAAAGATGGAGTAGATCATTACATTGAGTTCATACAGAAG ACATTACCAGCAATTAAATGGGGAAAGCATACCAGGGTTGTTCTAGATGTTGGCTGTGGTGTTGCTAGCTTTGGTGGCTATTTGCTGGACAAAAATGTTATTACTATGTCATTTGCCCCAAAGGATGAACATGAAGCTCAGATACAGTTTGCCTTGGAACGAGGAATCCCTGCAACTCTTTCAGTCATTGGAACACAAAAGTTGACTTTTCCTGATAATGGCTTTGATTTGATCCATTGTGCACGGTGTAGGGTTCACTGGGATGCAGATG GTGGGAAGCCCTTGTATGAGCTCAATAGGATTCTTAGACCTGGTGGTTTCTTTGCATGGTCTGCAACACCAGTCTACCGAGATGATGAAAGAGATCAGAAAGTATGGAATG CCATGGTGGATATAACAAAAGCCATGTGCTGGAAGGTTGTGGCTAAGGCTCATGATTCTTCTGGAATTGGACTTGTTATATACCAGAAGCCCACCTCATCTTCTTGCTATGAGAAACGTAAAGAGAACAATCCACCTCTATGTGAAAATGGAGATGGGAAGAACAGCTCATG GTATGCGAGGCTCAATAATTGTCTTACTCCTCTTCCGGTCGATGATAAGGGTAAACTGCAGAGCTGGCCCAAGTCTTGGCCCCAGAGGCTTACCAGTAAGCCACCTAGCTTACCTACTGATTCAGTTTCCAAAGACAAGTTCTTCAAGGACAGCAAACGCTGGTCTGAATTAGTTTCAGATGTTTATGTGAAAGCTCTTCCTATAAATTGGTCAAGTGTTCGAAATGTAATGGACATGAATGCTGGTTATGCAGG ATTTGCTGCTGCTCTCGTTGATCTTCCAGTGTGGGTGATGAATGTAGTACCTATTGATGTGCCTGATACTCTTAGTATTATAATGGACAGAGGGTTTATAGGAATGTATCATGATTGGTGCGAGTCCTTTAGTACCTATCCTCGCACATACGATCTTCTTCACTCTAGCTTTCTGTTCAAATATCTTGAGCCAAG ATGTGACATTTTAGATGTGGCTGTGGAGATTGATCGCATATTGAGACCAAATGGATATCTCGTGGTTCATGATTCAATGGAGATACTTAACAAGCTCACTCCAATTTTTAGTTCACTTCACTGGTCTGTAACGTTGCATCAGGATCAGTTTCTTGTAGCTAGGAAGGGTTTATGGCGACCTACGAGCTCTTCAGACTGA